ACTTTTAGCAGCATACAGCAGCAACGATCTACTTAATGTTCTAAATCTTACTAAACTAAACTAttaggaaaagaaaaatcagtaaAGCAAGACAAACATAAATACACTGATCACACAGAGCTTTGATAAACTGCTAACAGTCAttatgaaaacacaaaacaaagtgCAGTGAGTGTGCCGCAGCCGTGATACATGCCTGTTCAACTCCTACACCGAACTTCAGTGCTCATCCATTTGCACATAGTGAAGGACAATGCCCATACCTTACTCCTTGTAGAAAATACATGCATGTGGTTATTCAAGGTATACTTTTCCAAAGTGACATCAGTCAAGACCTTTGCGGATCTGAGCAGAGTTGATTATTCTGGACAGAACAAATGCTATCACAGTGAAAGCTTCCGTGAATTGAATCAGAAAGAGAATCgagatttgttttctttctttctggttttttttttaaagaatcagTTCTTCTTGGGATGAAAAAAAGACTTTGGTCATTTCAGAATGGATACATCTgagtgtggtttttttttcagtgaataATGCTACGTGTCGTCTACATGGATGTATAGGGTGGGTGAGGCACCTTTGGCCCAGTGGGGACTGGGAACTTGTTTTTGCATGCCGGGAATCAAGGTCCAAACAGGCACGTGATAGGCCAAGATGATCAGAACTGGACTCTGCATGCTGAGCTAGAAGACAAATTCTctcattataataataatatctagtcttttaaaaagttatgaTTTTTAATAGTCATTTTCCCTAAGTTTTATACAGTGAAAATGTTATAATATAAGCCATCTCTTGTATATCTGCTGCAAGAAGAGAGAACACAATATTAACCTTTTCCATGCTTTAGTTTGCTGAACCAAATAGGGATGCAGCCAGTGTAAATGTCACCTACTGGTTTTCAGCCATGTTGTTTTCTGGCTTTATGTAGACACTGCTGTAAGGTGGCTGCCAGTGCTGCAGTTATAGACCATCTGGGTCAAAGCCACAAGCCTTGCCTCATAGTCCAAAGAAGTCGGTGAGTGAGGGACAGAGGCCTACAAGGCCTAGAGATATTCCTAGAGCCCACGCTCTGAAAtaagattaaagaaaaatagaCTTCAGATTTTCTATTTACCAGAGAAGGCGGACAGAACCGCTGGTGGGACCTAGATAGTGATATGTATACACCATTCCTTACAGCGCTctcccacccacacacacatctgtttataaacgtgtatgtgtgtttgtatgtgtgtaggGAGCTCCTCGCATTGATTGCAGTGGCGGTAATTAGCACTTCATCAGCTATGATTGCAGGAGCTATCTGCCAGCCTCCAGCGTGTTTTAttggctgtttttaaaaaaaaaaatctcagattttcaacacaaactttgtgtgtctgtctataagtgtgtgtgcatattgtAGGCAAGAAGAAAATTTGGACTCTTTTCCACGTCTTTGCTTTTTATGCCACATTtgtgttcatgtgtttcttAGAAAATCACGCAACCCCCTTGCAAAATGTTTTCTAGGTTACTTGACAAAGAGAAAAGTGTGACTAAAGATAGAAATAAAGGGAGAGGGGGACGTACTTGTAAAAAATAGAGGACAACAGTCCAAATAGTTACTCTATCTATACAGTCTCTATCCCAGAACATAGCTGGTGAACTGTGGTATAGAAAATAGATCTGAAGGTACACAGACTCTGCTGCAACAGGGCATCATAGACAGGGGGGAGGTTTTTAGGGGGAATCATCATCAAGCAAAGTACCAGAAGCGTCATTGTGAAACGTAAGTCCCTCCTGGGCTGGATGAACTCGGCCACCTCAGGAATCCATCTGCCTGTGCTGAGGCAGCTGGAGAATTTGGGAGAATGAGGTGGAGAAAAAGGAGGAgcgagagaagaaaggaaaggaggttcGCCTGGATCTGCAGAAGGGTCTGGAGTCTAGCTGGATAAAGCCCTGTCTCCGTCGCATTCCTCCCCtccaacacatgcacacacacactaggcACTGGCGTGGCTATGTGGTGGGTTTGTCGGGCTTGCTGACGGGTTTCCCTCCGTTCATCACTGCCGGCTCACTTGTGCTTTTACTGGGAGGCACTGCTGCCTTGGGCACTGTCTCTCCAACATCATGCAAAGATGGCTCTCTGTACATGGCAACTGTCAGGGGTGAAAAATTaaggagagaaaacagagagagTTTACACATCGAAAATTACTAAAGCAGCATCTATCCCACATTCTTGTTCTTGAGTCCTAACATGtggtaaaaacacaaaaattccTCAAATTCTCACACATAGGCAATTTACAGAGGGAAAACAAATTATAATACATGTTTTGATTGACTGGGCTTTGCACTGACTcgctttttttttcatctatcTGGGCTGATGGAGACACAAGACACAATCTAAACATAAAGACTTTTTGACAAAGCTGCAAAAGTGTCTCATTATCCCCCACTTTACAGCCACTACACTACAGCTGTAATGGTGCCTTGACAGGACACTTCAACTTGATTCTCTGCTTAAATAATTCGAAGCAATCAGGCTGGTGGCTGACAAGAGTGATGGTGGCATCTGCTGGACTATCAACATTTCATGCTGCACTTACAGAAGCagccctccctcctgtgctctATGCTTATAGGAGCAAAGGAATGAATCAgcacacaaatacaaaagaaTATCAAACATATACTATATTCTATacagttacatagttatacgaTTAGTATTATGGAATCTTGTCGTGTAGTATGATGCAGCAGTTGTCAAGCACATTATGTCAGTTTTGGGCGTTTTTACATCCATACATGCATAATCATCTTTTCTGTATGTCTGCTACATACCTTCTAATGGCTTGGGCAGGAAGTGAGcagctggttttgtttttttcactcgATTCCCTTTCATGGCTTGGCCTTCTTTATTGAGCCCTAAGAACCAAGCTCTTCCCGACTCCTGTTGTCTGTACAACATGGACGAGTAGATCACATAGTAGTTCTCGAACACCGACTCTTTGAACTTGCATTCTGCTGTAAAGAGTTCCTGCAGAGAGACAAAAGAGGAGCAGACAGGTTTTAAACAacgcttttgttttgttttgcttttactaGAAAAGAATTAATATGATACTTCACGAGGCTATAATCTGCACGGGGAGACATTAAAGCAGGCTTAAATCAATGATTCATGGTTCACATTGTGTAAGAATAAAAAAGATGTCAGATtcataatttatatttaatcttGAATGGGGGTCACCGGGACAAGTGTCATCTTTATTTCAAACTCGCATTGTGCAGAATAATATGAAACCGCCCTACTAGTTAAATTGAACTTCACACTTCTGCCTGTCTTGAAAAGGATGAGCACTGCAGAGCCTCGGTCGGTGTAATCATGCCTGATTCAGGCCGAGCCTGACGACGCAACTCTCATTCTCTCGTTGGCCTTAACCTTGACATCTGATGTTAGAGCACTCGTTTAGTCAATTAGCTCATGTTCCTGGCAGAAAGTATAGATTGTTAGACTGTGACCCCAGGACCACCACGCCTCACCCCAGATGCCAAGCCAGACTTGCTTCGCTAGTTTCTCAGTGTTTTTAATTGGCAAAATCCAAAGGGGCTCATTTTCCCCCACATATTATATCTGCTTTAAGCAATTTGTCTATGACTGTATTCTGGACTTTGTTCAAATAATGACAGAGCTAATCAAGTGATTCTTTCATCCTTTACACCTCAATCTGGCTATGACAAATGAAGACAGAGGCACCACATCTCTTCTGCTGTTACCTATTCATCTCCAGCCAGAAGGGTAATAAAAACGTTTTTTACACTGTCTGCCCCAGCAAGCTAAAAATAAAGGCATTCATTGGGGTATATTAATCAAAGCGTACAAAGGAGACATCCACCACATCTGTTGTGAGCAGTTCACACTGAATTGGTTCATAAAACCACAGGAAGTGTAGGAAAAAAACCCTCTGATTCATGTCATACTGCTGTGGTTCTCAATGCCTGGGGTCAGTGACAATATTTGTTAGAGATTAATATAAGGAGTATCTTCATTTCTCAGCTAGAAATACGTAAAGTCTTCAGTATAATGGTTGTGTTATATGCAATATCATCACCTGACCACTGTGAACTAATTTCTATGCTAATCaatgtaaaactaaacacacaaacatcttTATGAAAGCGAGTCTTTGATGactgtttatctgttttttccGCACCCCTTTGATTCTATGCTAATCTTCAGCAGATATAACAGTGATTATGTTCACAGTTGTTCAATGTGTCAGCATGCTAATAATAATTGTCCTGTTGCAGGCATTTCTTCATAAACCAGTGTAAAATATTGATCTGATAATGATGCTTCATGAAAGGTTAGGGGATCTTTGGGGACTgttctctgacacacacacacacacacacaaaagaggaaagaaaagaaaggtcATTTCTGCACATTCATTGCAGTactatgcaaaagtcttgatTCACGCTTCATCAGGGAAATAGCTGCAGCAATTTATTAAAACATCTGCAGCCATACACGGAAATACAATATATGAGGcgaaaacagagtttgtacaattctaaaaTGCTGGAAAGTCAATACTTGTTTTGACTACCTTTATTTTTctgcacagcctgaactctcttgaACTCTCTTAGTCAAGCTCTGGAGTagttttcaggaatagttctccaggcttcctaAAAGACATTCAAAACTCTTCTTTggatattttttgtcttttgttctgttctctgtcaaggtGATCCCACACGTTGTGGtccagcctctggggaggccaatccatgactgagaGTGttctattgtgtgttttttctatcaaggtatgcttttactgcactgggaTCATTGTTGTACTGAAAAATTAAGCCACTGCCAATCAGGCCATTTCccgatggtattgcatggtggatcaaaatatGACTAAAACCAGTATAGAGCCTTCACTGCattgttgtacctctctcctgacctacTCTATACATACTGTACTGACAATGACTTGAATCAGAAATTTCACATTTGGATACATCACTCCATAACActtgttgccactgattttcagttcagttcttgtGTGTAAAAGCGAATACTCCCTGACTACTTGCAAGTGGTTGCTGGATGCTGCTTGCAGTCATTGTGAAATTGATTGCTgaagcctcagtcacacagggcTACACATCGGTCAGTGGTAACCACCGACCACCTGGTTGTATTGCCCAACCAGTTGGTGCGTAGCCTCCTGAGGCTGACTGTCACTAGGTGAAATGAAAAGAGGTATACAGTGCTGTAGGAAAACTACTTGAGACTGATTTGGCTGCTAGATTGTCACTCTAACCCAGGGGttggcaactccaggcctcgagggccggtgtcctgcaggttttagatctcaccctgggtcaacacacctgaatcacatgattagttcattaccaggcctctggagaacttcaggacatgttgaggaggtcatttagccatttgaatcagctgtgttggatcaaggatacatctaaaacctgcaggacaccggccctcaaggcctggagttgcccacccctggtctaaccCATAGTTTGAATGGAAGACACCGACTTATCTGCAAAGCTTGTCTACTGCTCGCCAAGTGGTCACAAAACTGTGAGCAGTGTGatgcaaacaggaaacagacaccATTCATCTTCTAAGTATAAGATGTGCACTTTGAAACATGTGGTTTCAGGAATAAGGCACAACTTGGTGCCGCATCCTCTTTGCGACCACTTTCACCGAGTGACATCGAGCAGTTAACCAACCGGCTGAGTGATGGATATGCTTCCCTTATGACCAAAGGTTTTCAGGGAGTTGTTAACTAGTTTCCAGCCCTGTGTGACTGAAGCCTTACAATTAGATGTTGACATATTTCACACAGTATGACCAAATGTATCTAGTGGTGCAAGATAAAATGCAGGTGAAACCCAAGTCACTTGAGTTCATTCTCTGAGATGTATCACACTTTCTACCACATTTTCACGGAAATCCACGCAGTAGATTCTGAACAGTTTTCGCTAATAACAGACACGGCAGTCAGCCGGAAGAATATTGAGCAGGATTTATCTCATGGGGTTTCTTCACAGCAACATTTCATGGTAATACATCAAAATGTTGCTGCGATATTTCAGCCTGAATAAAGCAGTGGCCTAATAAATCTTGCCATCTCTGGAGAGAAAAAAGTTCTCCTCTCTTGAATATCAGATTTTTCATAGTCGGGGATGATGGGGCTCTCTCTGTAGCGGCACAGGTCATTATTTATGGGCTAAATGCTTAGTTCGGAACACAGGACACACAATGCCATGATTATCATGTAATTAGCGATTTGCTGAATTACCCCTGTCAGAGCTTATCCTCCAGACACTATTCAGCTGAAAGGAGAGCTGAGCAGGAAGGAGCAGAAAGACACTTGGGATTACAATAATGATCCTAAGAAGCACCCGGCTGCATTTTGAGTGTCCTTTCTATCCTTGCTCGAGGACTCGTGGGCATTTCTGAGTGGAAGATGCAAACGCATGATGCATAACACCAGCATCAGCTGACATGTCAGATAAACAAAACTCCTGTGATCGTCCACAGTCGGTTGCAGATATAAAGTATTGAAATCGTTGTTGCAGGTCTTCAGAGGTACTGAGAGGTCAGGGTGGTATGGTGAGATATTTGTCGGAAAAATTCAGCTCCCTGACTTTGGTCTGTCTCGACAGTGATTACATTACACAAGAGACTTAACTTCAGTCTATTCTAGTGGTGAATGTAGGGATTAGGATCAGAACTATTAATGCTGCTTTTATAGCAGACCGCAGAGGCTGAGCAGGACAATCCACAGATAGGCAGACAAACTGCAGGCTGAAGCAATAAAAACGGAGCCTTACATGACAAA
This DNA window, taken from Oreochromis niloticus isolate F11D_XX linkage group LG16, O_niloticus_UMD_NMBU, whole genome shotgun sequence, encodes the following:
- the fgf14 gene encoding fibroblast growth factor 14 isoform X3, coding for MEATSFAKIVEQHVRKALKAEAVHDPQLKGIVTRLYCRQGYYLQMNPDGSLDGTKDDSSNSSLFNLIPVGLRVVAIQSVKTGLYIAMNGEGHLYTSELFTAECKFKESVFENYYVIYSSMLYRQQESGRAWFLGLNKEGQAMKGNRVKKTKPAAHFLPKPLEVAMYREPSLHDVGETVPKAAVPPSKSTSEPAVMNGGKPVSKPDKPTT